A genomic stretch from Neodiprion fabricii isolate iyNeoFabr1 chromosome 3, iyNeoFabr1.1, whole genome shotgun sequence includes:
- the LOC124177878 gene encoding ubiquitin-conjugating enzyme E2 C: MAQNINPFYSSQSTPNKAKEEKQNVPKDNHAVSKRLQKELLVLMTSTEKSVSAFPDGENLFKWIGTITGPRDTVYVGLTYKLTLEFPHSYPYSAPVVRFATPCFHPNVDSAGNICLDILKDKWSALYDVRTILLSIQSLLGEPNNESPLNPQAAELWPNQTEYKKHLHEEYRKAPSHANQDS, from the exons ATGGCACAGAATATCAACCCGTTCTACTCGTCTCAAAGTACGCCTAACAAAGCTAAGGAGGAAAAGCAGAACGTCCCAAAAGACAATCATGCAGTGAGCAAAAG GCTTCAAAAGGAACTCCTAGTCCTGATGACCAGTACTGAAAAAAGTGTATCTGCCTTTCCAGACGGTGAGAACCTTTTCAAGTGGATCGGAACCATAACCGGCCCACGAGACACG GTATATGTGGGGCTGACGTACAAGCTGACACTGGAGTTCCCACACAGTTATCCGTACAGTGCTCCGGTGGTGCGCTTTGCTACCCCCTGCTTTCATCCAAACGTCGATTCAGCCGGTAACATCTGTCTGGATATATTGAAAGACAAATGGAGTGCGTTGTATGATGTTCGTACCATACTTCTATCTATACAATCTTTGCTAGGGG AGCCGAACAATGAAAGTCCACTGAATCCTCAGGCCGCTGAATTGTGGCCGAATCAAACGGAGTACAAGAAACATTTGCACGAAGAATATCGTAAAGCTCCCAGTCATGCCAATCAGGACTCATGA
- the LOC124177877 gene encoding valacyclovir hydrolase-like, with protein sequence MLSSVVKQVVNAFVKKIPSNKLIFTSTMRNMSTNFEEQKINVKGWDINYVKVGRGAHPVLLLPGALGSIWTDFKPQITNLDKDKLTIVAWDPPGYGNSRPPNRIFGDDFYSRDADFAHDLMKAIGFDKYSLLGWSDGGIVALFLAANYPERVKKMIVIGANAYILPEEADVYKSLRNIDSWSERMRAPMIAVYGEGYFRSTWASWVDALSAIYEKNKGDICMNLLKQIQCPTLIVHGAKDVMVHKDHPTFLAENIKNSKMHIFENGSHTLHLKYHEDFNRLSEQFLLETD encoded by the exons ATGCTGTCGTCTGTGGTGAAGCAAGTGGTGAATgcattcgtaaaaaaaatacctagCAACAAGCTAATATTTACTTCAACGATGAGAAACATGTCAACGAATTTTGAG gaacaaaaaatcaacGTCAAAGGGTGGGACATTAATTACGTAAAAGTGGGCAGAGGTGCTCATCCTGTTCTTCTACTCCCTGGCGCCCTCG GGTCGATCTGGACAGATTTCAAGCCTCAAATTACGAATTTGGACAAAGATAAACTGACCATTGTTGCATGGGATCCCCCTGGATATGGGAATTCCCGTCCACCAAACCGGATCTTTGGTGACGATTTTTACAGCAGAGATGCGGACTTTGCTCACGATTTGATGAAAGCAATTGGTTTCGATAAATATTCTCTGCTCGGCTGGAGTGACGGCGGCATTGTCGCACTTTTCTTAGCGGCCAACTACCCCGAGCGcgttaaaaaaatgatcgtaATTGGTGCCAATGCTTACATATTACCGGAAGAAGCTGACGTTTATAAAA GTTTAAGAAACATAGATTCTTGGTCCGAGCGTATGAGAGCTCCAATGATAGCTGTATACGGTGAGGGATACTTCAGGAGTACTTGGGCCTCGTGGGTTGACGCACTTTCGGCGATATATGAGAAAAACAAGGGAGACATTTGCATGAATTTACTGAAACAAATTCAGTGTCCAACGCTGATTGTTCACGGAGCAAAAGACGTCATGGTTCATAAGGACCATCCAACGTTCCTCGCAGAAAAcatcaaaaattcaaa aatgcacatttttgaaaatggaaGTCACACCCTTCACTTGAAATATCACGAAGACTTCAACCGTCTCtctgaacaatttttgttgGAAACGGATTAG
- the LOC124177991 gene encoding valacyclovir hydrolase-like → MNSREQKINVHGVDLNYLKVGSGKHAVLMLPGAMGSIWSNFRPQIENLDRNEFTIIAWDPPGYGQSRPPTRKFDEGFLQQDAIYAKNLMCTLGYDNFSTIGWCNGGITSCFLAARHPESVQKMILIGTNSYILPEEITIYRGLKDLDAWTESMMSPLAAIYGEKYVRNVWPSWVDAMEEIYEKRNGDICSAFLEKIQCPTLIVHGEGDRLVKESHAAVIRNKIRKSRVYIFEKGYHDPHLRFQAEFNDLATQFLLSPFQDSEP, encoded by the exons ATGAATTCAAGG gaacaaaaaattaacgttcACGGTGTCGATTTAAATTACCTAAAAGTCGGTAGTGGAAAACACGCAGTCCTTATGCTTCCTGGCGCTATGG GGTCAATATGGTCGAATTTTAGGCcacaaattgaaaacttgGATAGGAACGAGTTTACAATTATAGCCTGGGATCCGCCCGGTTATGGACAGTCAAGACCACCAACCCGTAAATTCGACGAAGGGTTTTTGCAGCAGGACGCAATCTATGCTAAAAATCTCATGTGCACTCTTGGCTACGATAATTTCTCTACTATCGGTTGGTGCAACGGTGGAATAACGTCTTGCTTTCTCGCTGCCAGGCATCCCGAATCTGTACAAAAAATGATCCTTATTGGCACCAACTCTTACATACTACCGGAggaaataacaatttacaGAG GGTTGAAGGATTTGGACGCATGGACAGAAAGTATGATGTCTCCGTTGGCCGCTATTTACGGAGAGAAGTACGTTCGAAATGTGTGGCCATCATGGGTCGACGCGATGGAAGAAATATACGAGAAACGAAATGGAGACATCTGCTCAGCTTTCCTCGAAAAGATACAGTGTCCAACGTTAATAGTACACGGTGAGGGAGACAGACTTGTCAAGGAAAGCCACGCTGCTGTGATCCGCAACAAAATCCGGAAGTCCAG ggtgtatatatttgaaaaggGATATCACGACCCTCACTTGAGATTTCAGGCAGAATTTAATGATCTAGCAACGCAGTTTTTACTGTCTCCGTTTCAAGATTCAGAACCGTAG
- the LOC124177143 gene encoding tubulin beta-1 chain: MREIVHIQAGQCGNQIGAKFWEIISDEHGIDPTGAYHGDSDLQLERINVYYNEASGGKYVPRAILVDLEPGTMDSVRSGPFGQIFRPDNFVFGQSGAGNNWAKGHYTEGAELVDSVLDVVRKEAESCDCLQGFQLTHSLGGGTGSGMGTLLISKIREEYPDRIMNTYSVVPSPKVSDTVVEPYNATLSVHQLVENTDETYCIDNEALYDICFRTLKLSTPTYGDLNHLVSLTMSGVTTCLRFPGQLNADLRKLAVNMVPFPRLHFFMPGFAPLTSRGSQQYRALSVPELTQQMFDAKNMMAACDPRHGRYLTVAAIFRGRMSMKEVDEQMLNIQNKNSSYFVEWIPNNVKTAVCDIPPRGLKMSATFIGNSTAIQELFKRISEQFTAMFRRKAFLHWYTGEGMDEMEFTEAESNMNDLVSEYQQYQEATADEDAEFDEEQEAEVDEN; the protein is encoded by the exons ATGAGGGAGATCGTTCACATCCAGGCTGGTCAGTGCGGAAACCAAATTGGAGCTAAG TTTTGGGAAATAATCAGTGACGAGCATGGAATTGACCCGACCGGCGCCTACCATGGAGACTCTGATCTTCAGCTGGAGAGGATCAACGTCTACTATAATGAGGCGTCAGGAGGAAAATACGTCCCTCGTGCGATCCTTGTTGATTTGGAGCCTGGTACCATGGACTCCGTGCGCTCGGGACCATTCGGTCAGATCTTCCGACCGGACAACTTCGTTTTCGGTCAGAGCGGTGCCGGAAACAACTGGGCGAAGGGTCACTACACCGAGGGTGCTGAGCTGGTGGACTCAGTTTTGGACGTGGTGAGGAAGGAGGCCGAGAGCTGCGATTGCCTGCAAGGCTTCCAGCTCACGCACTCTCTTGGAGGTGGAACCGGATCGGGAATGGGAACCTTGCTGATCTCAAAGATTCGCGAGGAATACCCCGACAGAATAATGAACACCTACTCGGTCGTACCGTCGCCAAAAGTATCCGACACCGTAGTCGAGCCCTACAACGCCACCCTCTCAGTCCACCAGTTGGTAGAAAACACCGACGAGACATACTGTATTGACAACGAAGCGCTGTACGACATCTGCTTCCGCACCTTGAAACTCTCGACCCCAACGTACGGTGACCTCAACCATCTAGTGTCCCTCACAATGTCCGGAGTTACGACCTGCCTCAGATTCCCGGGTCAGCTCAACGCCGATCTCCGCAAACTCGCCGTTAACATGGTTCCCTTCCCCCGTCTTCACTTCTTCATGCCCGGTTTCGCTCCCCTCACATCTCGCGGTAGCCAGCAGTACCGTGCGCTATCGGTACCCGAACTCACCCAGCAGATGTTCGATGCCAAGAACATGATGGCCGCCTGTGATCCACGTCACGGAAGGTACCTCACAGTCGCCGCGATATTCCGAGGAAGGATGTCGATGAAGGAGGTAGACGAGCAGATGTTGAACATCCAGAACAAGAACAGCTCGTACTTCGTCGAATGGATTCCCAACAACGTCAAGACCGCAGTGTGTGACATCCCGCCCCGTGGTCTCAAGATGTCGGCGACCTTCATCGGCAACTCGACTGCCATCCAGGAACTGTTCAAGCGAATTTCCGAACAGTTCACCGCCATGTTCAGGAGGAAGGCTTTCCTCCATTGGTACACCGGTGAGGGTATGGATGAGATGGAATTCACCGAGGCAGAGTCAAACATGAACGACTTGGTGTCCGAGTACCAACAGTACCAGGAAGCCACCGCTGACGAGGACGCCGAGTTCGATGAGGAACAGGAAGCCGAAGTTGACGAGAACTAA